The proteins below are encoded in one region of Phaseolus vulgaris cultivar G19833 chromosome 1, P. vulgaris v2.0, whole genome shotgun sequence:
- the LOC137816274 gene encoding receptor-like protein EIX2, with the protein MLPSLSSLNMRACQLKDLSLSLNYANFTALEVLYLSANEFDSELPKWLFNLSSNIYDLDLSSSSLIGHLPKALLNHRDLEDLVLEDNNFDGPIPDWLGEFEHLKHLILGVNNFSGSIPTNLGNLSSLITLDIASNPLTGVVSERNFAKLSKLKELDIYSYSSLIFDFDSHWIPPFQLEELVIGFSNPNLPAWLYTQRSIERLTIWESSFEAPNKFWNFVSRMTKVQLQGNLIDGNISNVLLNSTIIDLSSNGLKGSLPQLSPNVVFVNLSNNSLSGDVSPLLCDNKMLNGKNSLLFLDISLNNLSGGLTNCWKNWKSLVAIHLGSNNLSGKIPSSMGFLSNLTSLHLHENKLNGEIPPSLQNCRSLLVFNVRNNHLSGNIPDWISHRVMALQLRSNHFSGKIPPQICQMSSLIILDIAHNTISGHIPNCLPNIKTLLFNNVSKNKLSFSFPTSRNAYIYESDNLELVTKGRVSKYDRNLHFMTLIDMSSNNLSGTIPPQMFSLMGLSSLNLSNNNLSGKILNEIGNMKNLESLDFSKNQLGGEIPQSLSSLSFLAYLNISFNNLRGKIPSGTQLQGFTAFSYMGNSDLCGPPLTKMCFQDDKHKDTKLVGEDGNQYEFWPWFYIGIEYGFVTGFLGVCCAVFFNTKLRHAYFKFLNDLRDRLRVLVVVNMNPFR; encoded by the coding sequence ATGCTTCCATCACTTTCATCCCTCAATATGCGTGCTTGTCAACTTAAAGACTTGAGTTTGTCTCTTAACTATGCTAATTTTACTGCACTCGAAGTTCTTTATCTTTCTGCAAATGAATTTGACTCAGAGTTACCTAAGTGGCTATTCAATCTTAGTTCCAATATCTATGATTTAGACCTTAGCTCAAGTTCTTTAATAGGACATCTACCTAAGGCATTGTTAAATCATCGAGATTTGGAAGACTTGGTCTTGGAAGACAATAACTTTGATGGACCCATTCCAGATTGGTTAGGTGAATTCGAACATTTAAAACATCTTATTCTTGGAGTAAACAATTTTTCTGGATCTATTCCCACAAATTTGGGAAATCTATCTTCCTTAATTACCTTGGATATTGCCTCAAATCCATTGACAGGAGTTGTGTCCGAGAGAAATTTTGCTAAATTGTCAAAATTAAAGGAACTGGATATATACTCATATTCATCGTTAATCTTTGATTTTGACTCCCATTGGATTCCACCCTTTCAACTTGAAGAATTAGTTATCGGGTTTTCAAATCCCAACCTTCCTGCGTGGTTATATACTCAACGATCTATTGAAAGGTTAACTATTTGGGAATCATCATTTGAGGCTCCAAACAAATTCTGGAATTTTGTATCAAGGATGACTAAAGTCCAATTACAAGGTAATTTGATAGACGGGAACATATCAAACGTGTTGTTGAACTCTACAATCATTGATCTCTCATCGAATGGTTTGAAAGGTTCCTTGCCTCAATTATCACCAAACGTTGTCTTTGTCAACTTATCAAATAATTCATTATCAGGAGACGTGTCTCCCCTATTATGTGATAATAAGATGTTGAATGGGAAAAACAGTCTGTTGTTCTTGGACATATCATTGAATAATCTATCTGGAGGGCTTACGAATTGTTGGAAGAATTGGAAATCTTTGGTTGCTATTCACTTGGGAAGCAATAATCTATCAGGTAAGATACCCTCATCAATGGGCTTTCTATCTAACCTCACCTCACTCCATTTGCATGAGAATAAGCTAAATGGAGAGATTCCTCCCTCATTGCAAAATTGTCGCTCTCTACTGGTCTTTAATGTTCGCAATAACCACTTATCAGGAAACATACCAGATTGGATATCTCACAGGGTAATGGCTCTCCAATTAAGGTCCAATCATTTTAGTGGTAAAATCCCTCCACAAATATGCCAAATGTCTTCCCTCATTATATTGGATATTGCACATAACACAATCTCTGGTCATATACCCAATTGTCTTCCTAATATCAAAACCCTACTTTTCAACAATGTTTCTAAaaacaaactttctttttcctttcctaCATCTCGTAATGCTTACATCTATGAAAGTGACAATCTTGAATTGGTTACTAAAGGTCGAGTATCAAAATATGACCGAAACCTACACTTTATGACCCTAATTGATATGTCAAGTAACAATTTGTCTGGAACAATACCTCCACAAATGTTTAGTCTTATGGGATTGTCTTCCTTGAACTTATCCAACAATAATTTATCAGGAAAAATACTAAATGAGATAGGAAATATGAAAAACTTAGAGTCTCTTGATTTTTCAAAAAACCAACTTGGGGGTGAAATTCCTCAGAGCTTATCCAGTTTGTCCTTTTTGGCTTACTTGAATATTTCATTCAACAATTTGAGAGGCAAAATACCATCAGGCACACAACTTCAAGGATTCACTGCTTTTAGTTATATGGGCAACAGTGATCTTTGTGGACCCCCACTTACCAAAATGTGCTTTCAGGATGATAAACATAAAGACACAAAGCTTGTTGGGGAAGATGGAAATCAATATGAATTTTGGCCATGGTTTTACATCGGAATAGAATATGGATTTGTAACGGGCTTTTTGGGAGTTTGTTGTGCCGTTTTCTTCAACACAAAACTAAGACATGCTTACTTCAAGTTTCTTAATGACTTGAGAGATCGACTTCGTGTCTTGGTGGTTGTCAACATGAATCCCTTCCGTTAA
- the LOC137816687 gene encoding receptor-like protein EIX2, which yields MTTLPSQKAIIVSWLLCGIIFNTRLCSFSIHCNQKDMHALLNFKQGIIDPSGVLSSWSTKLDCCQWKGVMCNNITSRVTGISIRCATTLSSYRDEEDKSYCLTGSIHLSLLLVELQFLDYLDLRNNDFLALQFDYVHNHNSHNLSIVPSPRQCVNSSTLGHLDLSLNRNLAISNLQWLPYISSLEYLNLRDIDLSKETNWLQLVTMLPSLSFLKMRACQLKDLSLSLNYANFTALKVLDLSANEFDSELPKWLFNLSSNIYDLDLSSSSLIGHLPKALLNLRELEILDLEDNNFDGPLPDWLGEFEHLKYLILGVNKFSGSIPTNLGNLSSLITLAIASNPLTGVVSQRNFAKLSKLKELLIYSYSRLIFDFDSHWIPPFQLEELAFGFSNPNLPAWLYTQRSIERLTIWESSFEAPNKFWNFVSRMTKVQLQGNLIDGNISNVLLNSTIIDLSSNGLKGSLPQLSPNVVFVNLSNNSLSGDVSPLLCDNKMLNGKNSLLFLDISLNNLSGGLTNCWKNWKSLVAIHLGSNNLSGKIPSSMGFLSNLTSLHLHENKLNGEIPPSLQNCRSLLVFNVRNNHLSGNIPDWISHRVMALQLRSNHFSGKIPPQICQMSSLIILDIAHNTISGHIPNYLPNIKTLLFNNVSINKLSFSFPSSGTRYYFNDDNLELVTKGQVLEYEKNLHFMTLIDMSNNNLSGTIPPQMFSLTGLSSLNLSNNKLSGKVLNEIGNMKNLESLDFSRNQLEGEIPQSLSSLSFLGYLNLSFNNFRGKIPSVTQLQGFTTLSYMGNRDLCGPPLTKMCFQHDKHKDTKLFGEDGNQSEFWPWFYIGIESGFVTGFLGVCCAIFLNRKLRHAYFKFLYDLRDRFHVMVVGSMNSFR from the coding sequence ATGACTACACTTCCATCTCAAAAGGCAATCATTGTTTCGTGGTTGCTATGCGGAATCATATTCAACACTCGCTTATGCAGCTTCAGTATTCACTGCAACCAAAAGGACATGCATGCTCTCTTAAACTTCAAACAAGGAATCATAGATCCATCAGGTGTCCTTTCTTCATGGTCCACTAAACTAGATTGCTGTCAATGGAAAGGAGTCATGTGTAATAACATCACCAGTAGAGTCACTGGAATCAGTATTCGGTGTGCTACAACTCTTTCATCTTACAGGGACGAAGAAGATAAATCATATTGCCTTACAGGTTCCATTCACCTATCCTTGTTATTAGTGGAGTTGCAATTTCTAGATTACTTGGATTTGAGAAACAATGACTTCTTAGCATTACAATTTGATTATGTGCATAATCATAATTCTCATAATCTATCCATAGTTCCTTCTCCTCGTCAGTGTGTCAACTCTTCAACTCTTGGTCATCTTGATTTATCACTTAACAGGAATCTTGCCATCAGCAACCTTCAATGGCTTCCCTATATTTCCTCCTTGGAATATCTCAACCTCCGTGATATTGATCTTAGCAAAGAAACTAATTGGCTTCAACTAGTGACTATGCTTCCATCACTTTCATTCCTCAAAATGCGTGCTTGTCAACTTAAAGACTTGAGTTTGTCTCTTAACTATGCTAATTTTACTGCACTCAAAGTTCTTGATCTTTCTGCGAATGAATTTGACTCAGAGTTACCTAAGTGGCTATTCAATCTTAGTTCCAATATCTATGATTTAGACCTTAGCTCAAGTTCTTTAATAGGACATCTACCTAAGGCATTGTTAAATCTCCGAGAACTAGAAATTTTGGACTTGGAAGACAATAACTTTGATGGACCCCTTCCAGATTGGTTAGGtgaatttgaacatttaaaATATCTTATTCTAGGAGTAAACAAATTTTCTGGATCTATTCCCACAAATTTGGGAAATCTATCTTCCTTAATTACCTTGGCTATTGCCTCAAATCCATTGACAGGAGTTGTGTCTCAAAGAAATTTTGCCAAATTGTCAAAATTAAAGGAACTGCTTATATACTCATATTCCAGGTTAATCTTTGATTTTGACTCCCATTGGATTCCACCCTTTCAACTTGAAGAATTAGCTTTCGGGTTTTCAAATCCCAACCTTCCTGCGTGGTTATATACTCAACGATCTATTGAAAGGTTAACTATTTGGGAATCATCATTTGAGGCTCCAAACAAATTCTGGAATTTTGTATCAAGGATGACTAAAGTCCAATTACAAGGTAATTTGATAGACGGGAACATATCAAACGTGTTGTTGAACTCTACAATCATTGATCTCTCATCGAATGGTTTGAAAGGTTCCTTGCCTCAATTATCACCAAACGTTGTCTTTGTCAACTTATCAAATAATTCATTATCAGGAGACGTGTCTCCCCTATTATGTGATAATAAGATGTTGAATGGGAAAAACAGTCTGTTGTTCTTGGACATATCATTGAATAATCTATCTGGAGGGCTTACGAATTGTTGGAAGAATTGGAAATCTTTGGTTGCTATTCACTTGGGAAGCAATAATCTATCAGGTAAGATACCCTCATCAATGGGCTTTCTATCTAACCTCACCTCACTCCATTTGCATGAGAATAAGCTAAATGGAGAGATTCCTCCCTCATTGCAAAATTGTCGCTCTCTACTGGTCTTTAATGTTCGCAATAACCACTTATCAGGAAACATACCAGATTGGATATCTCACAGGGTAATGGCTCTCCAATTAAGGTCCAATCATTTTAGTGGTAAAATCCCTCCACAAATATGCCAAATGTCTTCCCTCATTATATTGGATATTGCACATAACACAATCTCTGGTCATATACCCAATTATCTTCCTAATATCAAAACCCTACTTTTCAATAATGTTTCAATaaacaaactttctttttcctttccttcATCTGGTACACGTTACTATTTCAATGACGACAATCTTGAATTGGTTACAAAAGGTCAAGTATTAGAATATGAAAAAAACCTACACTTTATGACCTTAATTGATATGTCAAATAACAATTTGTCCGGAACAATACCTCCACAAATGTTTAGTCTAACTGGATTATCTTCCTTGAACTTATCCAACAATAAGTTATCAGGAAAAGTACTAAATGAGATAGGAAACATGAAAAACTTAGAGTCTCTTGATTTTTCAAGAAACCAACTTGAAGGTGAAATTCCTCAGAGCTTGTCTAGTTTGTCCTTTTTGGGTTACTTGAATCTGTCATTCAACAATTTTAGAGGCAAAATACCATCAGTGACACAACTTCAAGGGTTCACTACACTTAGTTACATGGGAAATCGTGATCTTTGTGGACCCCCACTTACCAAAATGTGCTTTCAACATGATAAACACAAAGACACAAAGCTTTTTGGGGAAGATGGAAATCAATCCGAATTTTGGCCATGGTTTTACATCGGAATAGAATCTGGATTTGTGACGGGCTTTTTGGGAGTTTGTTGTGCCATATTCTTGAACAGAAAACTAAGACATGCTTACTTCAAGTTTCTTTATGACTTGAGAGATCGATTTCATGTCATGGTGGTTGGCAGCATGAATTCCTTCCGTTAA
- the LOC137815352 gene encoding receptor-like protein EIX2, translating into MGKVDDPSQDLNSPYHVSSLDNLSFLIVPIILEGPNYHHWSRLFQISLISKNKIGFIDGTIEAPNRTKSLFPTWQRANMLVVSWILKAVSQSIAQSIICMDNAFDIWNDLKERFSQGDMIRIYDIQEMISSFKQGELTVTNYFTQLKILWDELDLFRPLSASSCASKCNTLVNVSKYKTQDQIIKFLRGLNDNYSTVRTQILLMDPLPSLNKVCSLVTQQERQIFGDQSKAMIATSEGGYKNNATTYGRGAGYGRGSNGRGYTSKICSHCGRTGHTIDTCYKKHGFPPHFKFKNQNHEDYLDLTNNDFLALQFDYEHKHNCHSLSIPTFPRQCVNSSTLGHLDLSSNSNLAINNLQWLPYISSLEYLDLYDIDLSKETNWLQLVTMLPSLSFLEMGLCQLKDLSWSLHYANFTALKVLHLSGNKFKSELPKWLFNLSSGIYDLDLSLDSLIGHLPNALLNLRELEILNLFGNHFDGPIPDWLGEFEHLKYLDLGINKFSGSIPVNLGNLSSLITLDVTINPLTGVVSEKTLAKLSKLKNLNIYSTSSLILDFDSHWIPPFQLEELLLRFSNPNLPAWLYTQRSIESLTIWESSFEAPNKFWNFVSRMNEVRLGGNLIDGNMSNVLLNSTVIDLSSNGLKGCLPQLSPNVVIALLSDNSLSGDLAPLLCDHKMLNGKNNLLFLDISQNHLSGGLTNCWKNWKSLVVIHLGSNNLSGKIPSSMGFLSNLTSLYLNDNKLNGEIHPSLQSCHSLLVFNVRNNHLSGNIDWIPHSVMALQLRSNHFSGKIPPQICQMYSLIILDIAHNAISGYIPTCLHNVKTLLFNNVPHNKLSFSFHTSGKVYVYEDETLELVTKGQVLKYKENLHFMTLIDMSSNNLSGTIPPQMCSLIGLCSLNLSNNNLSGKIPDEIGNMRNLESLDFSRNQLEGEIPQSLSNLFFLSYLNISFNNLRGKIPSGPQLQGFTTLSYMGNNDLSGPPLTKMFFQDDKHKDKKLFGEDGNYSEFWLWFYIGIESGFVMSFLGVCYVIFFNKKLRHAYFKFLYDWRDRLHVTVVVKMNPSR; encoded by the exons ATGGGTAAAGTTGATGATCCCTCACAAGATCTTAAttcaccttaccatgttagttcatTAGATAATCTTTCCTTTCTTATTGTCCCTATTATTCTTGAGGGACCAAATTATCATCATTGGTCTCGTTTGTTTCAAATTAGCCTAATTTCAAAGAACAAAATAGGTTTCATTGATGGAACTATAGAAGCTCCCAATCGTACCAAATCATTGTTTCCAACATGGCAGAGAGCCAATATGTTGGTTGTTTCGTGGATTCTCAAGGCTGTTTCTCAATCCATCGCGCAGAGCATCATCTGTATGGACAATGCCTTTGACATATGGAATGATTTAAAGGAAAGGTTCTCACAAGGAGACATGATTCGTATTTATGATATCCAGGAGatgatttcttcttttaaacaaGGTGAGTTGACTGTTACAAACTATTTCACTCAGTTAAAAATTCTTTGGGATGAACTTGATCTTTTCCGCCCGCTATCCGCTTCTTCATGTGCCTCTAAATGCAATACTCTTGTAAATgtttctaaatataaaacacaagACCAGATTATCAAATTTCTAAGGGGGCTAAATGATAATTATTCGACTGTGAGAACTCAAATTTTATTGATGGACCCTTTGCCATCATTGAATAAAGTTTGCTCTCTTGTTACACAACAAGAGAGGCAAATATTTGGTGATCAATCCAAGGCAATGATTGCTACTAGCGAAGGAGGTTATAAAAACAATGCTACAACCTATGGCAGAGGTGCTGGATACGGAAGAGGAAGCAATGGAAGAGGatatacttccaaaatttgtAGTCATTGTGGAAGGACAGggcataccattgatacatgctataaaaagcatggctttccacctcatttcaagttcaaaaatcagaatcatgaag ATTACTTGGATTTGACAAACAATGACTTCTTAGCATTGCAATTTGATTATGAGCATAAACATAATTGTCATAGTCTATCCATACCTACTTTTCCTCGTCAGTGTGTCAACTCGTCAACTCTTGGTCATCTTGATTTATCATCTAACTCGAATCTTGCTATCAACAACCTTCAATGGCTTCCCTACATTTCCTCCTTGGAATATCTTGACCTTTATGATATTGATCTTAGCAAGGAAACTAATTGGCTTCAATTAGTGACTATGCTTCCATCACTTTCATTCCTCGAAATGGGTTTGTGTCAACTTAAAGACTTGAGTTGGTCTCTTCACTATGCTAATTTTACTGCACTCAAAGTTCTTCATCTTTCTGGAAACAAATTTAAGTCAGAGTTACCTAAGTGGCTATTCAATCTTAGTTCCGGTATCTATGATTTAGACCTTAGCTTAGATTCTTTAATAGGACATCTACCCAATGCGTTGttaaatcttcgagaactggaAATCTTGAACTTGTTTGGCAATCACTTTGATGGACCCATACCAGATTGGTTAGGTGAATTCGAACATTTAAAATATCTTGATCTTGGAATAAACAAGTTTTCTGGATCTATTCCCGTGAATTTGGGAAATCTATCTTCCTTAATCACCTTGGATGTTACCATAAATCCATTGACAGGAGTTGTGTCTGAGAAAACTTTAGCCAAATTGTCAAAATTAAAGAATTTGAATATTTACTCAACATCATCGTTAATCCTTGATTTTGACTCCCATTGGATTCCACCCTTTCAACTTGAAGAATTACTTCTCAGGTTTTCAAATCCCAACCTTCCTGCGTGGTTATATACTCAACGATCTAttgaaagtttaactatttgggAATCATCATTTGAGGCTCCAAACAAATTCTGGAATTTTGTATCAAGAATGAATGAAGTCAGATTAGGAGGTAATTTGATAGACGGGAACATGTCAAACGTGTTGTTGAACTCTACAGTGATTGATCTGTCATCGAATGGTTTGAAAGGTTGTTTGCCTCAATTATCACCAAACGTGGTCATTGCCTTGTTATCAGATAATTCATTATCAGGAGACTTAGCTCCCCTCTTATGTGATCATAAGATGTTGAATGGGAAAAACAATTTGTTGTTCTTGGACATATCACAAAATCATTTATCTGGAGGACTTACAAATTGTTGGAAGAATTGGAAATCTTTGGTTGTTATTCACTTAGGAAGCAATAATCTATCAGGCAAGATACCCTCATCAATGGGCTTTCTATCTAACCTCACCTCACTCTATTTGAATGACAATAAGCTAAATGGAGAGATTCATCCCTCATTGCAAAGTTGTCACTCTCTATTGGTCTTTAATGTTCGCAATAATCACTTATCGGGAAACATAGATTGGATACCTCACAGTGTAATGGCTCTCCAATTAAGGTCCAATCATTTTAGTGGTAAAATCCCTCCACAAATATGCCAAATGTATTCCCTCATTATATTGGATATTGCACATAATGCAATCTCCGGTTATATACCCACTTGTCTTCATAATGTCAAAACCCTACTTTTCAACAATGTTCCAcacaacaaactttctttttcctttcatACATCTGGTAAGGTTTACGTCTATGAAGATGAAACTCTTGAATTGGTTACTAAAGGTCaagtattaaaatataaagaaaaccTACACTTTATGACCTTAATTGATATGTCAAGTAACAATTTGTCCGGAACAATACCTCCACAAATGTGTAGTCTCATTGGATTGTGTTCCTTGAACTTATCCAACAATAATTTATCAGGAAAAATACCAGATGAGATAGGAAACATGAGAAACTTAGAGTCTCTTGACTTTTCAAGAAACCAACTTGAAGGTGAAATTCCTCAAAGCTTAtccaatttgttctttttgagTTATTTGAATATTTCATTCAACAATTTGAGAGGAAAAATACCATCAGGCCCACAACTTCAGGGATTTACTACTTTAAGTTATATGGGCAACAATGATCTTTCTGGACCCCCACTTACCAAAATGTTCTTTCAAGATGATAAACATAAAGACAAAAAGCTTTTTGGGGAAGATGGAAATTATTCTGAATTTTGGCTATGGTTTTACATCGGAATAGAATCTGGATTTGTGATGAGCTTTTTGGGAGTTTGTTATGTCATATTCTTCAACAAAAAACTGAGACATGCTTACTTCAAGTTTCTTTATGACTGGAGAGATCGACTTCATGTTACGGTGGTTGTCAAGATGAATCCCTCCCGTTAA